A region from the Mercenaria mercenaria strain notata chromosome 7, MADL_Memer_1, whole genome shotgun sequence genome encodes:
- the LOC128558740 gene encoding uncharacterized protein LOC128558740, whose product MAECDKLNSAINSSGGAVPGHKEQTLCQPCSRKDLQTTADVFCSDCEEFQCNECSKAHTIYAFMKNHKLVNVTEVKSKPISFVMKGMDNCEQHCELLKFFCEDENQLCCSTCAIVDHRKCHSVVEVQKIAGKSHSAGSKLKRKLEEVKSKAEMIVKHTESSKEQLSKDIKAIFVESKKMRGDMNKMFDDLEVYVTKKNDIFQAEVTNKLAKKRSSGEKHIADATKSLEIVDTVLLNGTPSQKFIVEGTLKKQVNELYRNVDNECQQLPVATISFRFDETLKLPPVPISAYVPGKLTLSYTLPEAKKSAAPVDPIVKLTMIISIDLKQTGDDVEEPLYSGLDFLPDGRLVAVDNENKKCLIYNEKLEEVGSYQLSYNAQSVVAVSEEEVAITSGGQYQIDFLRVNKSNDITLIRTCKVKTMYDSICLKDERNFVVGTIDDTTPVRIVSMSGEEKDFSISFPNKKYSIDTSACNYMRNTGKMILTDRHDHTVYIYDIESNTRVVVKDNQIKEPLGVAVGPSDCIMVCNKDTNSIVQISQTGRILSSFKVDMDYPFRVCVSKDQSILAVTNCCEGELKLQLFNLTGSG is encoded by the coding sequence ATGGCGGAATGTGATAAATTAAATTCAGCTATAAACAGCTCCGGCGGTGCTGTTCCTGGGCATAAAGAACAAACATTatgtcagccatgttcaagaAAGGATTTACAAACAACGGCTGATGTGTTTTGTTCAGACTGTGAGGAATTTCAGTGTAATGAATGTTCAAAAGCACATACAATTTATGCATTTATGAAAAATCACAAGTTAGTGAATGTGACAGAAGTGAAATCGAAACCAATTTCCTTTGTTATGAAAGGAATGGACAATTGTGAACAGCACTGTGAATTGTTGAAATTTTTCTGTGAAGACGAGAACCAGCTCTGCTGCAGTACCTGTGCTATAGTGGATCACCGGAAATGCCATAGCGTCGTAGAAGTACAGAAGATTGCCGGAAAATCGCATTCTGCTGGTTCCAAGTTAAAGAGAAAATTGGAAGAAGTAAAATCAAAGGCGGAGATGATTGTAAAACACACTGAATCATCGAAAGAACAACTCAGTAAAGATATCAAAGCAATATTTGTGGAAAGTAAAAAAATGAGAGGAGACATGAATAAAATGTTCGACGACTTGGAAGTTTACGTTACCaagaaaaatgacatttttcaggCTGAAGTAACTAATAAACTGGCAAAGAAACGATCCAGCGGTGAGAAACATATCGCTGATGCTACAAAGTCACTGGAAATTGTTGATACAGTATTGCTGAATGGGACGCCATCACAGAAATTTATAGTAGAAGGGACATTGAAGAAACAGGTCAATGAACTTTACAGGAACGTGGACAATGAATGTCAACAGTTACCTGTTGCTACCATTTCCTTTAGATTTGATGAAACATTAAAGTTGCCACCAGTTCCCATTTCTGCTTACGTTCCAGGAAAGCTAACATTAAGTTACACCCTGCCTGAAGCAAAGAAATCTGCCGCACCTGTAGATCCGATTGTTAAGTTAACGATGATTATTTCCATTGATCTGAAACAGACTGGAGATGATGTCGAGGAACCGTTATACTCAGGACTGGATTTCCTGCCGGATGGTAGACTGGTTGCCGTGGataatgaaaacaagaaatgctTGATTTACAATGAGAAGCTTGAGGAAGTAGGATCATATCAGTTATCGTATAATGCACAGAGTGTTGTTGCTGTATCTGAAGAGGAAGTGGCGATAACAAGTGGTGGTCAATACCAGATAGATTTTTTACGTGTTAATAAATCTAATGATATAACTTTGATCAGGACATGTAAAGTTAAGACAATGTATGACTCTATATGTCTGAAAGATGAGAGAAACTTTGTTGTTGGAACTATCGATGATACAACACCTGTTCGTATTGTATCAATGTCAGGAGAAGAGAAAGATTTCAGCATCAGCTTTCCCAATAAGAAATATTCTATAGACACTAGTGCGTGCAACTATATGAGGAATACTGGGAAGATGATACTGACCGATAGGCACGATCATACTGTTTATATATACGACATTGAATCTAACACCAGAGTCGTTGTCAAGGACAACCAGATCAAGGAACCACTTGGTGTTGCAGTAGGTCCATCCGACTGTATAATGGTTTGCAATAAAGATACAAATTCCATTGTACAGATCTCTCAAACAGGTCGGATCCTATCATCGTTTAAGGTAGATATGGATTATCCATTCAGAGTCTGTGTTTCAAAGGATCAATCTATTCTTGCAGTCACAAACTGCTGTGAGGGAGAATTGAAGTTACAGTTGTTTAATCTTACAGGCTCTGGGtga